The genomic window CCTGCTCAACCTGTCGACGCAATGTTGCGAAGTCGCTACAAAGATCCACCTTGGTCAAAACCACCACAGGAGTCGCGCCAGCTTGAATCGTCAGGGCCAGAAACCTTTCGATACGCGATAGACTGAAGTCCTCATTGCAAGAACTGACGATGAAAAACGTGTCGACATTCGCCGCGATCACCTGCGGCTTCACTTCCTCGCCGGACGCTTTGCGGTAGAACAATGTTTGCCGCTCCAAGCGCTGGATCGCTCGGTGGTCCGCCGCCGTTAGCACGAGCCAATCCCCAACGGCGATTTCTCCGGCAGATTCCGCCAGCTGGGCTGGGATACGAAACTCACCAGCCGCGCCCAGTAAGAGTACCTGGCTTCCATAGTGAGCGGATACGCGGGCAACGACGACAGTCCCGGACGCCGCTGGAGGGACTTGCAGCTCAAAAAACGGCTTCCATCCGATCGCCCGTAGCCGGTGGTTGTCCATTCGCCTGATCCTTAAACGGTGTGTGGTGCGGACACCGCCCAGTCCCCAGAGGTTCGCGCTCTCAGGGCTTGTCTCAGATTGAAAACACGAATCGGGCGCCGCTGACGTACGGTCGGCCAGTGGCACTCCCATGCCGAATTTGTTCTCACACAGAGCTGAGTGCTTCGTCAAAACCTGGCATTCGGCTGACTTGAAAGCGTGGGTGGCTGGGGTCGCGCGTACTCGCTCGCCCCCAGCGCGCTTGACCTGGGGGCGCATGAGTACATTCGACCCCAGCCACCCCCGAATCTTGATGCCCCGAACTCCTAGTCTTGACGGAGCGCTAGTTCTCAGACGCGACATTCAACCGCGCGCGACACGCCGCCTCGATGGCAGCGACGTCAATCTTCGTCATCCGCATCATCGCTTCGAATGCGCGATTGGCGACTGCTGCATCTGGATGGGTAACCGCTTTGGTCAGGGCGATCGGCGTAATCTGCCAGGACAATCCCCACTTGTCTTTACACCAGCCGCAGGCGCTCTCTTGGCCGCCGTTGCCGACGATCGCGTTCCAGTAACGATCCGTTTCGGC from Planctomycetia bacterium includes these protein-coding regions:
- the rsgA gene encoding ribosome small subunit-dependent GTPase A, translating into MSRLRTSAPSRLGVRGIKIRGWLGSNVLMRPQVKRAGGERVRATPATHAFKSAECQVLTKHSALCENKFGMGVPLADRTSAAPDSCFQSETSPESANLWGLGGVRTTHRLRIRRMDNHRLRAIGWKPFFELQVPPAASGTVVVARVSAHYGSQVLLLGAAGEFRIPAQLAESAGEIAVGDWLVLTAADHRAIQRLERQTLFYRKASGEEVKPQVIAANVDTFFIVSSCNEDFSLSRIERFLALTIQAGATPVVVLTKVDLCSDFATLRRQVEQVHAGLLVETLDARQSSQVEVLKAWCGPGQTVALLGSSGVGKSTLANSLGVGSLATAEIRDKDGKGRHTTTTRSLHLLPSGGILVDNPGIRELQLPACEDGLLDVFEDVVRIAAGCRFSNCSHDGVAGCAVIAAIESGELDPRRVASFQKLDAEQAHNSRSLAERRERDRKMGRFFKSVLKDKRRIREVQ